The Alicyclobacillus macrosporangiidus CPP55 genome segment ACAGGTGCGGTCCGTGTCCGACCAGCACATCTGCACCTGCGTCGATAATGTGGTGGGCAAACTCGCGTATAAATTCGGCGGGCTGCTCCCTGGTATTACCCTGTTCGTGTGCATGCAGACTAACAATCACGACGTCCGCCCGCGCCTTTGCTTCGCGAACCCATGTAACGATGTCAGCGAGGTCTTGGGCGTTCGGCGTCGTACGCACGGCTGGGCGCTCCGCAGCGCAGAACTTTGCGTTTAACGTTCCGGCGACACGCAGATTCGTGTCCACCAGATGGAGGATCCTAGGGTCTTTTGGTTCCGAGGCGAACCCGAGTTGAACAAACTCGCGAAATTGCTTCTTCAACCCTAGATCCTCCGCGATGCGCTCTAGAGCGGCCAGTTGCTCGCGGGTCACTTCGTATACCGTATCGAACCGAAGTGGGTTGACACCGGGCCTTCCCTGGACATCTGGTCGCTGTTCTCCGGCACTTTGCTCCTCAAAGAACGTGGAGGTACAGGCTAGCAAGGCAACACTCGTGCCGTTGACGTCAACATAAACCGGCATCCGTGCTTCGGCCAAGTTTCTGCCAGCCCCCGCGTACGATATCTGCCTCTGTTGGAAATTGCGGATGCTGGTTAGCAGACCTTCAACCCCATAATCCAACGCATGGTTGTTTGCAAAGGAAAACAAATTGAACCCCATGTCAATCAATTCATCGAGCACCCAGGAATGCGCTCCAAAGTGCGAACCGTCACTGCGGGCTGCTGGATGCCCCTGAAAGTCGTTCGGAAGAACCTCCAAATTCGTAAAAGCGACATCCGCACTTCGAATCAATTCAACCAAGGCGTCCGTATTCTCGTCGTGGCTGCTCAGGATACGACGGGTGATGATGCTATCTCCTGTTAACGCAATGTCCAATCCTCGAGTTTCCTTGCTCATGGTGTTTGTCCTCCCAGGCTAGATGTCACTTCGCCCGAATTCATCCTAGACCCTTGAGCTTCTGTCGCTCATGTAGTCAAACACGGCACGTCCAACTGCCGCAATCAACCTCTGGCCTGCAGCATTCTCCTCCATATCCCAAGTCAGGACAGCCGCATAGACTCGGTTGCCGCCAAAGGTGATAATGCCCGCATCGTGCTCAATTCCCCGGAGTTCACCCGTCTTATGGGCAATTTCCATACAGGCTAACATATCCCGAGGAATGTCCCCAGGGAGTTTGTGATTTAGCTGCTGCCCGGCCATGATTTGACGCGCCAGATCTTTCATTGAGTCTGGAAGCGTGTTCCCCGAAACCATTTCTTTCAGAAATACCAGGACTTCACGCGCTGAGGTAAAATTATCGAGCCCCTCTTTTCTTGCTTGAAAGTCCATCATCTTGCGTGCAAGGACCGTATTCGAGCAGCCCAGGTCAGACGCCAGCGCATTTACCCGTTCCATTCCAAGCATGTCAATGATAACATTTGTTGCGGTATTGTCGGAGACAATAATCATCAATGTAAGGAGATCCCGAAAGGTCCATCGAATATTACGTGACATAAGTTGAATTATCCCCGTCCCCCAGACAACCTCCACGTCAGAAATACGAATGGGCTGTTCCAAGGAGACACGCCCAGCGTGAACCTGACGAAGACCCTCCAACAGGATGGGAATCTTGATTAAACTGGCGGCAGGGACACGATCATCTGCGCGAACATAGATGTTGCCTTCCTTCGATTCAATCGCTACACTGCACATTCCTCGTAGTGTGGACACGAGGCCATGTATCCGCTGGCTGAGCTCTGTAAAGGTCAATCGTCATCCGCCCCTTGTAGTCTCACATGAACAGTGCAAACACGACTAACAACAAGAAGACCGCCACGGCCGTGATGACACCAAACAAGACAATATTCTTGAGGTCCTTAGATCTCGCGATACCCATCGATCCGATGGCATCTCCGGTCGGATACAGGAAGAATGGCATTTGCGAACCCACGAGCAGGGCCAGTGCCCAGATAGTCATCGGGATATGCGCGGCTTTCACGGGGCCAATGAACATCTTGTTCATCAAAACCGAGTGCGCCACCGCTGCTCCTGGAATACCAACGAGGTTTACGATGGTC includes the following:
- a CDS encoding CapA family protein, which encodes MSKETRGLDIALTGDSIITRRILSSHDENTDALVELIRSADVAFTNLEVLPNDFQGHPAARSDGSHFGAHSWVLDELIDMGFNLFSFANNHALDYGVEGLLTSIRNFQQRQISYAGAGRNLAEARMPVYVDVNGTSVALLACTSTFFEEQSAGEQRPDVQGRPGVNPLRFDTVYEVTREQLAALERIAEDLGLKKQFREFVQLGFASEPKDPRILHLVDTNLRVAGTLNAKFCAAERPAVRTTPNAQDLADIVTWVREAKARADVVIVSLHAHEQGNTREQPAEFIREFAHHIIDAGADVLVGHGPHLLRGMEIYLGKPIFYSLGNFIGQNDLVYKLPADSYRRFNVDPALTPSEVYRIRSQNGTKGFPGDSLYWQTVMPICHFTRGGELCSVDIVPVGLTRGARAHLRGRPYLAHGEQAEQIMHKFSDLSAEFGTGFQVMDGKLTVELKHIL
- a CDS encoding serine hydrolase, which codes for MTFTELSQRIHGLVSTLRGMCSVAIESKEGNIYVRADDRVPAASLIKIPILLEGLRQVHAGRVSLEQPIRISDVEVVWGTGIIQLMSRNIRWTFRDLLTLMIIVSDNTATNVIIDMLGMERVNALASDLGCSNTVLARKMMDFQARKEGLDNFTSAREVLVFLKEMVSGNTLPDSMKDLARQIMAGQQLNHKLPGDIPRDMLACMEIAHKTGELRGIEHDAGIITFGGNRVYAAVLTWDMEENAAGQRLIAAVGRAVFDYMSDRSSRV